From Hylaeus volcanicus isolate JK05 chromosome 2, UHH_iyHylVolc1.0_haploid, whole genome shotgun sequence, the proteins below share one genomic window:
- the LOC128872405 gene encoding protein phosphatase 1 regulatory subunit 12A isoform X6: MSVESRSSSALFKRAEQLKRWEQSETNREPAQPRQVARKIKFSADCVFLAACAAGDKEEVVRLLQKGADINTGNVDGLTALHQACINDDLDMVEFLVEKGADINCGDNEGWTPLHATASCGFISIAKYLIEKGCNLAAVNNDGELALDIAENNEMENMLQQHIDNAGIDCDQARSEEERSMLSHARSWRSGAPGKDSIHPKSGATALHVAAAKGYIKVMDILLQARCDVNAQDFDGWTPLHAAAHWGQLQACELLVENFCNMDIKNYADQTAFDIADTEILPALKELKEKQQDLMKDHPQIINKKQSTIPKKRVSTSNENTLAMQESVETFEEETPNKVKKVELEIQSDKEDSSTGTNSDVEKKNRANREETTPLNSSSPTDVSKVPNQAPVMPPKQQTDSNEEGAVPSWRRSGSFRNRIQNTEATNSLSTRLEEKDKNIKSPTMSNKLNTEPDVVLTRTHSFETDEKFYEQYLALRARIKALSCPTLHCCNAATPTHTNTTTRSASLRETHRRKEAKLNLELSRLPQGSNTLSPTSTSKTIVSSTLPTTTATATTTATTTTTTSPIPANQVRSVQPVEATTTVLSSANNSVAVPGTPTTPGGSKLSPGNIFKTFFKSFVPPVRDEESETQRKAHAKRVRETRRSTQGVTLDEIKSAEQLVKKKQQNNEIPSTVSSTQPTTTTSNTASITATITTATPTTVTANKPSEEINLPERRPSWRLKVDNGSKFQLEDANNKTPPLSNPDTTTAYMRRPSAGTSVPRPSSAPVETIATSSAETTVTLPLRRSLKQPEDKEQDKENDSRNAQATQAVIQRRRRPKRRSTGVVHVDMDEIDPEKQDLTAGGDCDDTKINHNESGNDRSGRSNRLGSVSSLSSEAPSMSVRVKSTTSENGELDYKKLYEESQAENERLKEKLKRSDEQLKEARNLLDKAQSAQNKTVLSEAEKRERRAMERKLSEMEEELKQLQKLKAENERLKAENRALTRVVSKLTNTTK; this comes from the exons GCATGCATCAATGATGATTTGGATATGGTCGAATTTTTAGTAGAGAAGGGTGCTGATATAAATTGTGGTGACAATGAAGGATGGACACCGCTACATGCAACTGCATCTTGCGGGTTTATATCTATTGCTAA atatttaatagaaaaaggaTGTAATTTGGCAGCAGTTAACAATGATGGCGAATTGGCTCTTGATATTgcagaaaataatgaaatggaaaatatgcTACAACAACATATAGATAATGCAg GCATAGACTGTGATCAAGCTAGAAGTGAAGAAGAGAGGTCAATGTTAAGTCATGCTAGGTCATGGCGGTCAGGAGCACCAGGTAAAGATTCGATTCATCCCAAATCAGGAGCTACTGCATTACACGTTGCAGCAGCTAAAGGCTACATTAAAGTTATGGA caTCTTACTACAGGCTAGATGCGATGTTAATGCTCAGGATTTCGACGGTTGGACACCTTTACACGCCGCAGCGCATTGGGGACAATTGCAAGCTTGCGAACTTTTAGtggaaaatttttgtaatatggACATTAAGAACTATGCT GATCAAACTGCATTTGATATTGCCGACACGGAGATATTACCGGCGTTGAAGGAACTGAAAGAAAAGCAACAAGACTTAATGAAAGATCATCCgcaaattattaacaaaaagcAATCAACTATACCAAAGAAACG CGTATCGACGAGTAACGAAAACACTTTAGCTATGCAAGAATCTGTGGAAACCTTTGAAGAAGAAACTCCGAATAAAGTTAAAAAGGTTGAATTAGAGATTCAGTCCGATAAAGAAGATTCTAGTACGGGAACGAATAGCGATGTTG aaaagaaaaatagagcGAATAGAGAAGAAACAACACCGCTTAATTCATCATCTCCTACAGATGTTAGTAAAGTTCCTAATcag gCTCCGGTAATGCCTCCAAAACAACAGACTGATAGTAACGAAGAAGGAGCCGTACCATCTTGGCGGCGGTCAGGCTCTTTTAGAAATAGGATTCAAAATACGGAAGCAACGAATTCTCTATCTACGA GGCTTGAAGAAAaggataaaaatatcaaatcacCGACCATGTCAAACAAACTGAATACAGAACCTGACGTGGTGTTGACTAGAACGCATAGTTTCGAAACGGACGAGAA GTTCTATGAGCAGTACTTGGCATTACGAGCTCGCATCAAGGCGCTTTCCTGCCCTACTCTCCATTGCTGCAACGCAGCTACTCCTACTCACACCAATACTACGACTCGCTCTGCATCTCTACGCGAAACTCACAG AAGAAAAGAAGCAAAATTAAACTTGGAACTGTCAAGACTGCCACAGGGAAGCAATACACTTTCACCAACATCTACATCTAAAACAATAGTGTCAAGTACACTGCCAACTACTACAGCTACAGCTACTACAACTGCCACAACAACAACTACAACAAGTCCTATTCCAGCCAATCAAGTTCGcag TGTTCAACCAGTGGAAGCTACAACCACAGTTCTATCGAGTGCAAACAATTCGGTAGCAGTTCCTGGAACTCCCACTACCCCAGGAGGGAGCAAGCTAAGTCCAGGAAATATCTTCAAGACTTTCTTCAA ATCTTTCGTCCCTCCAGTTCGCGACGAAGAAAGCGAAACACAAAGAAAAGCACACGCCAAGAGAGTAAGAGAAACGCGACGCTCGACTCAGGGTGTGACtttagatgaaataaaaagtgcaGAACAACTGGttaaaaaaaagcaacaaaataatgaaattccttCTACGGTATCTTCTACACAG CCTACAACCACTACCAGCAATACAGCCTCGATTACAGCTACAATAACAACAGCAACTCCTACTACTGTGACTGCAAATAAACCCTCTGAAGAAATTAACTTACCCGAGAGGCGGCCTTCTTGGAGGCTGAAGGTAGATAACGGAAGCAAG TTTCAGTTAGAAGATGCTAATAACAAGACCCCACCGCTATCTAACCCAGATACTACCACAGCATATATGAGAAGACCTTCCGCAGGCACGAGTGTACCTAGACCGTCGTCAGCTCCGGTTGAAACTATTGCGACAAGCAGCGCAGAGACAACCGTAACATTACCACTTAGACGATCATTGAAACAACCCGAAGATAAAG AACAAGATAAGGAGAACGATAGCAGAAATGCACAAGCTACACAGGCTGTTATACAAAGGAGGCGGAGGCCTAAGAGGAGATCCACGGGCGTTGTCCACGTTGATATGGAC GAAATCGACCCTGAAAAGCAAGACTTAACCGCCGGTGGTGATTGCGACGACACCAAAATTAACCATAACGAA agTGGAAATGATCGTTCGGGAAGATCCAACAGGCTAGGATCGGTATCTTCGCTATCGTCAGAAGCACCTTCCATGTCAGTTAGAGTAAAATCAACAACATCTGAAAACGGCGAATTAGATTATAAAAAGTTGTACGAAGAATCTCAAGCGGAAAACGAAAGGCTTAAAGAAAAACTCAAGCGATCGGATGAACAGTTAAAGGAAGCCAGAAATTTATTGGACAAAGCACAAAGTGCCCAAAATAAAACGGTTCTGTCCGAAGCTGAGAAAAGGGAAAGGAGAGCGATGGAAAGGAAGTTGTcagaaatggaagaagaattGAAG CAATTACAAAAGCTCAAAGCTGAAAATGAGAGATTGAAAGCCGAAAATCGGGCACTTACCCGCGTCGTATCCAAACTCACCAATACTACTAAATAG
- the LOC128872405 gene encoding protein phosphatase 1 regulatory subunit 12A isoform X5 has product MSVESRSSSALFKRAEQLKRWEQSETNREPAQPRQVARKIKFSADCVFLAACAAGDKEEVVRLLQKGADINTGNVDGLTALHQACINDDLDMVEFLVEKGADINCGDNEGWTPLHATASCGFISIAKYLIEKGCNLAAVNNDGELALDIAENNEMENMLQQHIDNAGIDCDQARSEEERSMLSHARSWRSGAPGKDSIHPKSGATALHVAAAKGYIKVMDILLQARCDVNAQDFDGWTPLHAAAHWGQLQACELLVENFCNMDIKNYADQTAFDIADTEILPALKELKEKQQDLMKDHPQIINKKQSTIPKKRVSTSNENTLAMQESVETFEEETPNKVKKVELEIQSDKEDSSTGTNSDVEATRETDMEESDGEGESETSSESHSSTYSNQSDKSNESNHSPCLTDDEKKNRANREETTPLNSSSPTDVSKVPNQAPVMPPKQQTDSNEEGAVPSWRRSGSFRNRIQNTEATNSLSTRLEEKDKNIKSPTMSNKLNTEPDVVLTRTHSFETDEKRKEAKLNLELSRLPQGSNTLSPTSTSKTIVSSTLPTTTATATTTATTTTTTSPIPANQVRSVQPVEATTTVLSSANNSVAVPGTPTTPGGSKLSPGNIFKTFFKSFVPPVRDEESETQRKAHAKRVRETRRSTQGVTLDEIKSAEQLVKKKQQNNEIPSTVSSTQPTTTTSNTASITATITTATPTTVTANKPSEEINLPERRPSWRLKVDNGSKFQLEDANNKTPPLSNPDTTTAYMRRPSAGTSVPRPSSAPVETIATSSAETTVTLPLRRSLKQPEDKEQDKENDSRNAQATQAVIQRRRRPKRRSTGVVHVDMDEIDPEKQDLTAGGDCDDTKINHNESGNDRSGRSNRLGSVSSLSSEAPSMSVRVKSTTSENGELDYKKLYEESQAENERLKEKLKRSDEQLKEARNLLDKAQSAQNKTVLSEAEKRERRAMERKLSEMEEELKQLQKLKAENERLKAENRALTRVVSKLTNTTK; this is encoded by the exons GCATGCATCAATGATGATTTGGATATGGTCGAATTTTTAGTAGAGAAGGGTGCTGATATAAATTGTGGTGACAATGAAGGATGGACACCGCTACATGCAACTGCATCTTGCGGGTTTATATCTATTGCTAA atatttaatagaaaaaggaTGTAATTTGGCAGCAGTTAACAATGATGGCGAATTGGCTCTTGATATTgcagaaaataatgaaatggaaaatatgcTACAACAACATATAGATAATGCAg GCATAGACTGTGATCAAGCTAGAAGTGAAGAAGAGAGGTCAATGTTAAGTCATGCTAGGTCATGGCGGTCAGGAGCACCAGGTAAAGATTCGATTCATCCCAAATCAGGAGCTACTGCATTACACGTTGCAGCAGCTAAAGGCTACATTAAAGTTATGGA caTCTTACTACAGGCTAGATGCGATGTTAATGCTCAGGATTTCGACGGTTGGACACCTTTACACGCCGCAGCGCATTGGGGACAATTGCAAGCTTGCGAACTTTTAGtggaaaatttttgtaatatggACATTAAGAACTATGCT GATCAAACTGCATTTGATATTGCCGACACGGAGATATTACCGGCGTTGAAGGAACTGAAAGAAAAGCAACAAGACTTAATGAAAGATCATCCgcaaattattaacaaaaagcAATCAACTATACCAAAGAAACG CGTATCGACGAGTAACGAAAACACTTTAGCTATGCAAGAATCTGTGGAAACCTTTGAAGAAGAAACTCCGAATAAAGTTAAAAAGGTTGAATTAGAGATTCAGTCCGATAAAGAAGATTCTAGTACGGGAACGAATAGCGATGTTG AAGCGACACGTGAAACAGATATGGAAGAGAGTGATGGTGAAGGTGAATCTGAGACTAGCTCAGAATCACATTCTTCCACTTACTCCAATCAATCTGATAAGTCTAACGAATCAAACCACTCTCCATGTCTTACAGATGATG aaaagaaaaatagagcGAATAGAGAAGAAACAACACCGCTTAATTCATCATCTCCTACAGATGTTAGTAAAGTTCCTAATcag gCTCCGGTAATGCCTCCAAAACAACAGACTGATAGTAACGAAGAAGGAGCCGTACCATCTTGGCGGCGGTCAGGCTCTTTTAGAAATAGGATTCAAAATACGGAAGCAACGAATTCTCTATCTACGA GGCTTGAAGAAAaggataaaaatatcaaatcacCGACCATGTCAAACAAACTGAATACAGAACCTGACGTGGTGTTGACTAGAACGCATAGTTTCGAAACGGACGAGAA AAGAAAAGAAGCAAAATTAAACTTGGAACTGTCAAGACTGCCACAGGGAAGCAATACACTTTCACCAACATCTACATCTAAAACAATAGTGTCAAGTACACTGCCAACTACTACAGCTACAGCTACTACAACTGCCACAACAACAACTACAACAAGTCCTATTCCAGCCAATCAAGTTCGcag TGTTCAACCAGTGGAAGCTACAACCACAGTTCTATCGAGTGCAAACAATTCGGTAGCAGTTCCTGGAACTCCCACTACCCCAGGAGGGAGCAAGCTAAGTCCAGGAAATATCTTCAAGACTTTCTTCAA ATCTTTCGTCCCTCCAGTTCGCGACGAAGAAAGCGAAACACAAAGAAAAGCACACGCCAAGAGAGTAAGAGAAACGCGACGCTCGACTCAGGGTGTGACtttagatgaaataaaaagtgcaGAACAACTGGttaaaaaaaagcaacaaaataatgaaattccttCTACGGTATCTTCTACACAG CCTACAACCACTACCAGCAATACAGCCTCGATTACAGCTACAATAACAACAGCAACTCCTACTACTGTGACTGCAAATAAACCCTCTGAAGAAATTAACTTACCCGAGAGGCGGCCTTCTTGGAGGCTGAAGGTAGATAACGGAAGCAAG TTTCAGTTAGAAGATGCTAATAACAAGACCCCACCGCTATCTAACCCAGATACTACCACAGCATATATGAGAAGACCTTCCGCAGGCACGAGTGTACCTAGACCGTCGTCAGCTCCGGTTGAAACTATTGCGACAAGCAGCGCAGAGACAACCGTAACATTACCACTTAGACGATCATTGAAACAACCCGAAGATAAAG AACAAGATAAGGAGAACGATAGCAGAAATGCACAAGCTACACAGGCTGTTATACAAAGGAGGCGGAGGCCTAAGAGGAGATCCACGGGCGTTGTCCACGTTGATATGGAC GAAATCGACCCTGAAAAGCAAGACTTAACCGCCGGTGGTGATTGCGACGACACCAAAATTAACCATAACGAA agTGGAAATGATCGTTCGGGAAGATCCAACAGGCTAGGATCGGTATCTTCGCTATCGTCAGAAGCACCTTCCATGTCAGTTAGAGTAAAATCAACAACATCTGAAAACGGCGAATTAGATTATAAAAAGTTGTACGAAGAATCTCAAGCGGAAAACGAAAGGCTTAAAGAAAAACTCAAGCGATCGGATGAACAGTTAAAGGAAGCCAGAAATTTATTGGACAAAGCACAAAGTGCCCAAAATAAAACGGTTCTGTCCGAAGCTGAGAAAAGGGAAAGGAGAGCGATGGAAAGGAAGTTGTcagaaatggaagaagaattGAAG CAATTACAAAAGCTCAAAGCTGAAAATGAGAGATTGAAAGCCGAAAATCGGGCACTTACCCGCGTCGTATCCAAACTCACCAATACTACTAAATAG
- the LOC128872405 gene encoding protein phosphatase 1 regulatory subunit 12A isoform X1 — protein MSVESRSSSALFKRAEQLKRWEQSETNREPAQPRQVARKIKFSADCVFLAACAAGDKEEVVRLLQKGADINTGNVDGLTALHQACINDDLDMVEFLVEKGADINCGDNEGWTPLHATASCGFISIAKYLIEKGCNLAAVNNDGELALDIAENNEMENMLQQHIDNAGIDCDQARSEEERSMLSHARSWRSGAPGKDSIHPKSGATALHVAAAKGYIKVMDILLQARCDVNAQDFDGWTPLHAAAHWGQLQACELLVENFCNMDIKNYADQTAFDIADTEILPALKELKEKQQDLMKDHPQIINKKQSTIPKKRVSTSNENTLAMQESVETFEEETPNKVKKVELEIQSDKEDSSTGTNSDVEATRETDMEESDGEGESETSSESHSSTYSNQSDKSNESNHSPCLTDDEKKNRANREETTPLNSSSPTDVSKVPNQAPVMPPKQQTDSNEEGAVPSWRRSGSFRNRIQNTEATNSLSTRLEEKDKNIKSPTMSNKLNTEPDVVLTRTHSFETDEKFYEQYLALRARIKALSCPTLHCCNAATPTHTNTTTRSASLRETHRRKEAKLNLELSRLPQGSNTLSPTSTSKTIVSSTLPTTTATATTTATTTTTTSPIPANQVRSVQPVEATTTVLSSANNSVAVPGTPTTPGGSKLSPGNIFKTFFKSFVPPVRDEESETQRKAHAKRVRETRRSTQGVTLDEIKSAEQLVKKKQQNNEIPSTVSSTQPTTTTSNTASITATITTATPTTVTANKPSEEINLPERRPSWRLKVDNGSKFQLEDANNKTPPLSNPDTTTAYMRRPSAGTSVPRPSSAPVETIATSSAETTVTLPLRRSLKQPEDKEQDKENDSRNAQATQAVIQRRRRPKRRSTGVVHVDMDEIDPEKQDLTAGGDCDDTKINHNESGNDRSGRSNRLGSVSSLSSEAPSMSVRVKSTTSENGELDYKKLYEESQAENERLKEKLKRSDEQLKEARNLLDKAQSAQNKTVLSEAEKRERRAMERKLSEMEEELKQLQKLKAENERLKAENRALTRVVSKLTNTTK, from the exons GCATGCATCAATGATGATTTGGATATGGTCGAATTTTTAGTAGAGAAGGGTGCTGATATAAATTGTGGTGACAATGAAGGATGGACACCGCTACATGCAACTGCATCTTGCGGGTTTATATCTATTGCTAA atatttaatagaaaaaggaTGTAATTTGGCAGCAGTTAACAATGATGGCGAATTGGCTCTTGATATTgcagaaaataatgaaatggaaaatatgcTACAACAACATATAGATAATGCAg GCATAGACTGTGATCAAGCTAGAAGTGAAGAAGAGAGGTCAATGTTAAGTCATGCTAGGTCATGGCGGTCAGGAGCACCAGGTAAAGATTCGATTCATCCCAAATCAGGAGCTACTGCATTACACGTTGCAGCAGCTAAAGGCTACATTAAAGTTATGGA caTCTTACTACAGGCTAGATGCGATGTTAATGCTCAGGATTTCGACGGTTGGACACCTTTACACGCCGCAGCGCATTGGGGACAATTGCAAGCTTGCGAACTTTTAGtggaaaatttttgtaatatggACATTAAGAACTATGCT GATCAAACTGCATTTGATATTGCCGACACGGAGATATTACCGGCGTTGAAGGAACTGAAAGAAAAGCAACAAGACTTAATGAAAGATCATCCgcaaattattaacaaaaagcAATCAACTATACCAAAGAAACG CGTATCGACGAGTAACGAAAACACTTTAGCTATGCAAGAATCTGTGGAAACCTTTGAAGAAGAAACTCCGAATAAAGTTAAAAAGGTTGAATTAGAGATTCAGTCCGATAAAGAAGATTCTAGTACGGGAACGAATAGCGATGTTG AAGCGACACGTGAAACAGATATGGAAGAGAGTGATGGTGAAGGTGAATCTGAGACTAGCTCAGAATCACATTCTTCCACTTACTCCAATCAATCTGATAAGTCTAACGAATCAAACCACTCTCCATGTCTTACAGATGATG aaaagaaaaatagagcGAATAGAGAAGAAACAACACCGCTTAATTCATCATCTCCTACAGATGTTAGTAAAGTTCCTAATcag gCTCCGGTAATGCCTCCAAAACAACAGACTGATAGTAACGAAGAAGGAGCCGTACCATCTTGGCGGCGGTCAGGCTCTTTTAGAAATAGGATTCAAAATACGGAAGCAACGAATTCTCTATCTACGA GGCTTGAAGAAAaggataaaaatatcaaatcacCGACCATGTCAAACAAACTGAATACAGAACCTGACGTGGTGTTGACTAGAACGCATAGTTTCGAAACGGACGAGAA GTTCTATGAGCAGTACTTGGCATTACGAGCTCGCATCAAGGCGCTTTCCTGCCCTACTCTCCATTGCTGCAACGCAGCTACTCCTACTCACACCAATACTACGACTCGCTCTGCATCTCTACGCGAAACTCACAG AAGAAAAGAAGCAAAATTAAACTTGGAACTGTCAAGACTGCCACAGGGAAGCAATACACTTTCACCAACATCTACATCTAAAACAATAGTGTCAAGTACACTGCCAACTACTACAGCTACAGCTACTACAACTGCCACAACAACAACTACAACAAGTCCTATTCCAGCCAATCAAGTTCGcag TGTTCAACCAGTGGAAGCTACAACCACAGTTCTATCGAGTGCAAACAATTCGGTAGCAGTTCCTGGAACTCCCACTACCCCAGGAGGGAGCAAGCTAAGTCCAGGAAATATCTTCAAGACTTTCTTCAA ATCTTTCGTCCCTCCAGTTCGCGACGAAGAAAGCGAAACACAAAGAAAAGCACACGCCAAGAGAGTAAGAGAAACGCGACGCTCGACTCAGGGTGTGACtttagatgaaataaaaagtgcaGAACAACTGGttaaaaaaaagcaacaaaataatgaaattccttCTACGGTATCTTCTACACAG CCTACAACCACTACCAGCAATACAGCCTCGATTACAGCTACAATAACAACAGCAACTCCTACTACTGTGACTGCAAATAAACCCTCTGAAGAAATTAACTTACCCGAGAGGCGGCCTTCTTGGAGGCTGAAGGTAGATAACGGAAGCAAG TTTCAGTTAGAAGATGCTAATAACAAGACCCCACCGCTATCTAACCCAGATACTACCACAGCATATATGAGAAGACCTTCCGCAGGCACGAGTGTACCTAGACCGTCGTCAGCTCCGGTTGAAACTATTGCGACAAGCAGCGCAGAGACAACCGTAACATTACCACTTAGACGATCATTGAAACAACCCGAAGATAAAG AACAAGATAAGGAGAACGATAGCAGAAATGCACAAGCTACACAGGCTGTTATACAAAGGAGGCGGAGGCCTAAGAGGAGATCCACGGGCGTTGTCCACGTTGATATGGAC GAAATCGACCCTGAAAAGCAAGACTTAACCGCCGGTGGTGATTGCGACGACACCAAAATTAACCATAACGAA agTGGAAATGATCGTTCGGGAAGATCCAACAGGCTAGGATCGGTATCTTCGCTATCGTCAGAAGCACCTTCCATGTCAGTTAGAGTAAAATCAACAACATCTGAAAACGGCGAATTAGATTATAAAAAGTTGTACGAAGAATCTCAAGCGGAAAACGAAAGGCTTAAAGAAAAACTCAAGCGATCGGATGAACAGTTAAAGGAAGCCAGAAATTTATTGGACAAAGCACAAAGTGCCCAAAATAAAACGGTTCTGTCCGAAGCTGAGAAAAGGGAAAGGAGAGCGATGGAAAGGAAGTTGTcagaaatggaagaagaattGAAG CAATTACAAAAGCTCAAAGCTGAAAATGAGAGATTGAAAGCCGAAAATCGGGCACTTACCCGCGTCGTATCCAAACTCACCAATACTACTAAATAG